The proteins below come from a single Drosophila miranda strain MSH22 chromosome Y unlocalized genomic scaffold, D.miranda_PacBio2.1 Contig_Y1_pilon, whole genome shotgun sequence genomic window:
- the LOC117191848 gene encoding leucine-rich repeats and immunoglobulin-like domains protein 1, with the protein MDVSAIKYGVEQQQENWSIFDNNATSSGRGSGSGKLLVLSGLASLLLGTKWRRRRRRRKHNDNANDDVEAEATAERAREAATTSRNNDNCNYSTTNDFNKITKLLLITYILLITASTICQSSAQAPASASGPPSTASAGGLGAAFLKSGGASYNNQLPQQQLFAMLAKNGAGAGARGGGGDYTNLGLASSRQHFLSLHEDESDGEVDMDDDDLAALHVPLAASATSPQQLSSIQFASLETNGFVADDGDQYEQAEKELAAAAAASNANHNNINCPKECKCQNILFDCDKLHLERVPALPNHVQTLHLANNKLNDTTVLDMRNLSNLVKVTLKRNLLEVIPKFTGLTGLKHLILANNRIRSISSEALAVLPMLKTLDLSRNQLHSIEVNSFPKSTRLAHLILNWNEIANVDEHSFAALNNLTDLELNNNRLNSLPVGVFKNLNRLKKLALSYNHLEINWSTFRGLLSLQRLQLKSNQIRSLQDGVFYVMRNIESIELDHNQISSLSRQGLFNLTKLHHLSLSNNSISRIELDTWEFTQSLESLDLSHNSISEFKPQHLDCLQRLKQLNLAHNKLQYLQENTFDCVKNLEELNLRRNRLTWIIEDQSAVAPFKALRKLRRLDLHGNNLKQISGKALSGLNNLELLNLGSNALASIQPNAFEHMLRLQKLIFKSLNFICDCELIWFHQWLQSHFAMQAPQLLATVVCGYPEHLLDRQLLTLTNSELICADSPKPKLKREPDNMLAVKGANITLECIASSPTAASLAAADELKIKWRHDNQHIQERPGALHDGASTETQIHHDQSTNQTSIYGYLRLTNVTYESAGRFQCVVSNAFGTTYAQKFKISIGIHPSFMHVPSNLTLDAGETARLVCSASGDPMPEIALQKFGATDFPAATERRLQVIREENAFLITNAKPSDSGIYTCTAESAAGEIKVNATLMVNDKPQHSIPLVHQEVVVGRTCVLECLSEAANAELELEHPHREWFKENKPIHISPTTAEGERYYFTSSKELLVILNAQSNDAGHYRCEITDNSRTLTLQSELVVVKENLNWDVLLLGIVLLTVTCVLVDCCIIWCTLRYQKRKFLLSLAAERLAARTHASQHSTLDKDQTHLTTLNPTMLRPHQSQLVLDGIPSQQQPAQLRPRSLDLGCGDSQGGAHSRLIVTTTPSYEQRCLEQGLTLSYLQQTDLEAQQDHLSSKDSGTGSDAAVKRSLEDFAVAMSTRHKNHPHTDDEEDGDNDLQYAPTRALGISEYDDLELYELTHSVADADQQHFLQNNNHNYDGGGGAGAGGGGVAGAAPKVLPRKCSSGAGAGVSGSAASSYNAIQQATTVDI; encoded by the exons ATGGACGTTTCGGCCATAAAATATGGAGTagaacagcagcaggagaacTGGAGTATATTCGACAACAATGCTACAAGCAGTGGccgaggcagtggcagtggaaaGCTGCTGGTATTGTCAGGCCTTGcttcgctgctgctgggcacGAAGTGGCGACGACGACGCAGACGACGCAAACACAACGACAATGCCAATGACGACGTTGAAGcagaagcaacagcagaaAGAGCAAGGGAAGCAGCAACAACGAGTCGCAATAATGATAATTGCAATTATTCTACAACCAATGATTTCAATAAAATCACTAAATTACTGCTAATTACGTACATTCTACTGATAACAGCGAGCACAATTTGTCAAAGCTCCGCACAGGCGCCAGCATCGGCGTCGGGGCCGCCTTCGACAGCATCCGCTGGTGGATTGGGCGCGGCCTTCCTGAAGTCGGGCGGAGCCTCCTACAATAACCAGTTGCCGCAGCAACAGCTCTTTGCCATGCTGGCCAAGAATGGTGCAGGCGCAGGAGCGAGAGGAGGAGGTGGGGACTACACCAATCTCGGCCTCGCCTCGTCCCGCCAGCACTTCCTCTCGCTGCACGAGGACGAATCCGATGGAGAAGTGGACatggatgatgatgatctGGCCGCACTGCATGTCCCACTGGCCGCATCAGCCACATCTCCCCAGCAGCTCTCGTCCATTCAATTCGCTTCGCTGGAGACCAACGGATTCGTGGCGGACGATGGCGATCAGTACGAGCAGGCGGAGAAGGAACTGGCAGCCGCCGCGGCAGCGTCCAATGCGAACCACAACAACATCAACTGCCCCAAGGAGTGCAAGTGCCAGAATATCCTGTTCGACTGTGATAAGCTGCATCTGGAGAGGGTGCCCGCCCTTCCCAACCATGTTCAGACTCT GCATCTGGCGAATAACAAGCTGAACGACACGACCGTCCTGGATATGCGAAATCTGTCCAATCTGGTGAAGGT AACACTGAAACGCAACTTGCTGGAGGTGATACCCAAGTTCACGGGGCTGACTGGACTCAAGCACTTGATATTGGCCAACAATCGAATACGAAGCATCTCCAGCGAGGCTCTGGCAGTACTGCCCATGCTCAAGACCCTGGATTTGTCCAGGAATCAGCTGCACAGCATCGAGGTCAACTCTTTTCCCAAGTCAACGCGCCTAGCGCACTT AATACTGAACTGGAATGAGATAGCCAATGTGGATGAGCACTCGTTTGCGGCACTGAACAACCTGACGGACCTTGAGCTGAACAACAATCGCTTGAACAGCTTGCCGGTGGGCGTGTTCAAGAATCTTAACCGTTTGAAGAAGCT CGCACTTAGCTACAATCATCTGGAGATTAACTGGTCCACGTTTCGGGGTCTTCTATCGCTGCAGAGGCTTCAGCTAAAGTCAAACCAAATCCGATCGCTGCAGGACGGCGTCTTCTATGTCATGCGGAACATTGAGAGCATCGAGCTGGATCACAACCAAATCAGTTCGCTCTCCCGGCAGGGCCTTTTCAACCTGACAAAGCTGCACCACCTCTCGCTGTCGAACAACTCTATCTCCCGCATCGAGCTGGACACTTGGGAGTTTACTCAGTCTCTAGAGTCCCTCGATCTGTCGCACAACTCCATCAGCGAGTTCAAGCCGCAGCATTTGGACTGCTTGCAGCGATTGAAGCAGCTCAATTTGGCCCACAACAAACTGCAGTATCTACAGGAAAACACCTTCGATTGCGTTAAGAATCTAGAGGAATTAAATTTACGTCGCAATCGTCTGACCTGGATCATTGAGGATCAGAGTGCCGTTGCACCGTTCAAGGCCCTGCGCAAGCTGCGACGCCTCGATCTGCACGGCAATAATTTGAAACAGATCAGTGGCAAAGCCCTCAGTGGCCTTAATAACTTGGAGCTGCTGAATCTAGGCTCGAATGCTCTCGCCAGCATCCAGCCGAATGCGTTCGAGCACATGCTCCGACTGCAGAAGTTGATCTTCAAGTCCCTGAACTTCATTTGCGACTGCGAGCTCATTTGGTTCCACCAGTGGCTACAGAGTCACTTTGCCATGCAGGCCCCCCAGTTACTGGCCACCGTGGTCTGTGGCTATCCCGAGCATCTGCTGGATCGTCAGCTGCTCACACTGACCAACTCGGAGCTGATATGTG CTGACTCGCCGAAACCAAAGCTTAAACGGGAGCCGGACAATATGTTGGCCGTGAAGGGTGCCAACATCACATTGGAATGCATTGCCAGCTCTCCCACAGCCGCCTCACTGGCGGCCGCCGATGAGCTAAAGATCAAGTGGCGCCACGACAATCAGCACATTCAGGAGCGTCCAGGGGCCCTGCACGATGGAGCCAGCACAGAGACTCAAATCCATCACGACCAGAGCACCAATCAGACCAGCATCTATGGATATCTACGGCTGACCAATGTGACCTACGAGAGTGCAGGACGCTTTCAGTGTGTGGTCTCCAATGCCTTTGGGACGACCTATGCGCAAAAGTTCAAGATATCCATAGGAA TTCATCCCAGTTTCATGCACGTGCCTTCTAACCTCACACTGGACGCCGGCGAAACAGCCAGACTTGTGTGCTCCGCCAGTGGAGACCCTATGCCGGAGATAGCTCTGCAAAAGTTTGGGGCCACTGATTTCCCAGCGGCTACCGAGCGTCGCCTTCAAGTTATACGCGAGGAAAACGCCTTTCTCATAACCAACGCCAAGCCCAGCGACTCGGGCATTTACACGTGCACGGCGGAGAGCGCTGCTGGCGAGATCAAGGTGAACGCCACGCTGATGGTGAATG ACAAGCCACAGCATTCCATTCCCCTGGTGCATCAGGAGGTGGTTGTCGGGCGCACGTGTGTGCTTGAGTGCCTCAGTGAGGCAGCGAACgcagagctggagctggagcatCCCCACCGCGAATGGTTTAAGGAGAACAAGCCGATCCACATCTCACCAACGACGGCGGAAGGAGAGCGCTACTACTTTACGAGCAGCAAGGAACTGCTCGTGATTCTGAACGCCCAATCGAATGATGCGGGACACTATCGCTGCGAGATTACGGACAATTCGCGCACTCTTACCCTGCAGTCGGAGCTGGTGGTGGTCAAGGAGAATCTCAATTGGGATGTTCTGCTGCTGGGTATAGTCCTGCTGACTGTGACCTGCGTCCTGGTCGATTGCTGCATCATTTGGTGCACCCTGCGCTACCAGAAGCGAAAGTTCCTGCTGAGCCTTGCTGCCGAACGGCTGGCAGCGCGCACCCACGCCAGTCAGCATTCCACTCTGGACAAGGATCAAACCCATTTGACAACGTTGAATCCCACCATGCTGAGGCCCCACCAGTCCCAGCTTGTTCTAGATGGTATTCCttcccagcagcagccagcgcAACTGCGACCGCGCAGTCTCGATCTGGGATGCGGCGATAGCCAGGGGGGGGCTCACAGTCGACTTATTGTGACCACAACGCCTTCGTATGAGCAACGCTGCCTGGAGCAGG GTCTGACGCTCAGCTATCTGCAGCAAACCGACTTAGAGGCACAGCAGGATCATCTGTCCAGCAAGGATTCGGGTACTGGCTCGGATGCGGCAGTCAAGCGCAGCCTGGAGGACTTTGCCGTGGCCATGAGCACCAGGCATAAGAATCACCCGCACACAGATGACGAAGAAGATGGAGACAATGATCTGCAATATGCTCCCACACGAGCTCTGGGCATCTCAGAGTACGACGACTTGGAGTTGTATGAGCTGACTCATTCGGTGGCCGACGCCGATCAGCAGCATTTCCTGCAAAACAACAATCACAACTACGATGGGGGCGGTGGTGCAGGTgcgggtggtggtggtgtggcAGGTGCAGCACCTAAAGTGCTTCCACGTAAATGCAGCTCCGGTGCTGGTGCCGGTGTCAGTGGAAGTGCTGCCAGCAGTTACAACGCCATTCAGCAGGCCACCACAGTGGACATCTAA
- the LOC117191497 gene encoding LOW QUALITY PROTEIN: leucine-rich repeats and immunoglobulin-like domains protein 3 (The sequence of the model RefSeq protein was modified relative to this genomic sequence to represent the inferred CDS: deleted 2 bases in 1 codon) — protein sequence MDFCRAARRDSALSYNHLEINWSTFRGLLSLQRLQLKSNQIRSLQDGVFYVMRNIESIELDHNQISSLSRQGLFNLTKLHYLSLSNNSISRIELDTWEFTQSLESLDLSHNSISEFKPQHLDCLQRLKQLNLAHNKLQYLQENTFDCVKNLEELNLRRNRLTWIIEDQSAVAPFKALRKLRRLDLHGNNLKQISGKALSGLNNLELLNLGSNALASIQPNAFEHMLRLQKLIFKSLNFICDCELIWFRQWLQSHFHAGPQLLATVVCGYPEHLLDRQLLTLTNSELICANISLAKSPKPKLKQEPDNMLAVKGANITLECIASSPTAASLAAADELKIKWRHDNQHIQERPGALHDGASTETQIHHDQSTNQTSIYGYLRLTNVTYESAGRFQCVVSNAFGTTYAQKFKISIGIHPSFMHVPSNLTLDAGETARLVCSASGDPMPEIALQKFGATDFPAATERRLQVIREENAFLITNAKPSDSGIYTCTAESAAGEIKVNATLMVNDKPQHSIPLVHQEVVVGRTCVLECLSEAANAELELEHPHREWFKENKPIDISPTTAEGERYYFTSSKELLVILNAQSNDAGHYRCEITDNSRTLTLQSELVVVKENLNWDVLLLGIVLLTVTCVLVDCCIIWCTLRYQKRKFLLSLAAERLAARTHASQHSTLDKDQTHLTTLNRTMLRPHQSQLVLDGIPSQQQPAQLRPRSLDLGCGDSQGGAHSRLIVTTTPSYEQRCLEQGLTLSYLQQTDLEAQQDHLSSKDSGTGSDAAVKRSLEDFAVAMSTRHKNHPHTDDEEDGDNDLQYAPTRALGISEYRVADADQQHFLQNNNHNYDGGGGAGAGGGGVAGAAPKVLPRKCSAGAGAGVSGSAASSYNAIQQATTVDI from the exons ATGGACTTCTGTAGA GCGGCTAGAAGGGATAGCGCACTTAGCTACAATCATCTGGAGATTAACTGGTCCACGTTTCGGGGTCTTCTATCGCTGCAGAGGCTTCAGCTAAAGTCAAACCAAATCCGATCGCTGCAGGACGGCGTCTTCTATGTCATGCGGAACATTGAGAGCATCGAGCTGGATCACAACCAAATCAGTTCGCTCTCCCGGCAGGGCCTTTTCAACCTGACAAAGCTGCACTACCTCTCGCTGTCGAACAACTCTATCTCCCGCATCGAGCTGGACACTTGGGAGTTTACTCAGTCTCTAGAGTCCCTCGATCTGTCGCACAACTCCATCAGCGAGTTCAAGCCGCAGCATTTGGACTGCTTGCAGCGATTGAAGCAGCTCAATTTGGCCCACAACAAACTGCAGTATCTACAGGAAAACACCTTCGATTGCGTTAAGAATCTAGAGGAATTAAATTTACGTCGCAATCGTCTGACCTGGATCATTGAGGATCAGAGTGCCGTTGCACCGTTCAAGGCCCTGCGCAAGCTGCGACGCCTCGATCTGCACGGCAATAATTTGAAACAGATCAGTGGCAAAGCCCTCAGTGGCCTTAATAACTTGGAGCTGCTGAATCTAGGCTCGAATGCTCTCGCCAGCATCCAGCCGAATGCGTTCGAGCACATGCTCCGACTGCAGAAGTTGATCTTCAAGTCCCTGAACTTCATTTGCGACTGCGAGCTCATTTGGTTCCGCCAGTGGCTACAGAGTCACTTT CATGCAGGCCCCCAGTTACTGGCCACCGTGGTCTGTGGCTATCCCGAGCATCTGCTGGATCGTCAGCTGCTCACACTGACCAACTCGGAGCTGATATGTG CTAATATTTCCCTTGCTAAATCGCCGAAACCAAAGCTTAAACAGGAGCCGGACAATATGTTGGCCGTGAAGGGTGCCAACATCACATTGGAATGCATTGCCAGCTCTCCCACAGCCGCCTCACTGGCGGCCGCCGATGAGCTAAAGATCAAGTGGCGCCACGACAATCAGCACATTCAGGAGCGTCCAGGGGCCCTGCACGATGGAGCCAGCACAGAGACACAAATCCATCACGACCAGAGCACCAATCAGACCAGCATCTATGGATATCTACGGCTGACCAATGTGACCTACGAGAGTGCAGGACGCTTTCAGTGTGTGGTCTCCAATGCCTTTGGGACGACCTATGCGCAAAAGTTCAAGATATCCATAGGAA TTCATCCCAGTTTCATGCACGTGCCTTCTAACCTCACACTGGACGCCGGCGAAACAGCCAGACTTGTGTGCTCCGCCAGTGGAGACCCTATGCCGGAGATAGCTCTGCAAAAGTTTGGGGCCACTGATTTCCCAGCGGCTACCGAGCGTCGCCTTCAAGTTATACGCGAGGAAAACGCCTTTCTCATAACCAACGCCAAGCCCAGCGACTCGGGCATTTACACGTGCACGGCGGAGAGCGCTGCTGGCGAGATCAAGGTGAACGCCACGCTGATGGTGAATG ACAAGCCACAGCATTCCATTCCCCTGGTGCATCAGGAGGTGGTTGTCGGGCGCACGTGTGTGCTTGAGTGCCTCAGTGAGGCAGCGAACgcagagctggagctggagcatCCCCACCGCGAATGGTTTAAGGAGAACAAGCCGATCGACATCTCACCAACGACGGCGGAAGGAGAGCGCTACTACTTTACGAGCAGCAAGGAACTGCTCGTGATTCTGAACGCCCAATCGAATGATGCGGGACACTATCGCTGCGAGATTACGGACAATTCGCGCACTCTCACCCTGCAGTCGGAGCTGGTGGTGGTCAAGGAGAATCTCAATTGGGATGTTCTGCTGCTGGGTATAGTCCTGCTGACTGTGACCTGCGTCCTGGTCGATTGCTGCATCATTTGGTGCACCCTGCGCTACCAGAAGCGAAAGTTCCTGCTGAGCCTTGCTGCCGAACGGCTGGCAGCGCGCACCCACGCCAGTCAGCACTCCACTCTGGACAAGGATCAAACCCATTTGACAACGTTGAATCGCACCATGCTGAGGCCCCACCAGTCCCAGCTTGTTCTAGATGGTATTCCttcccagcagcagccagcgcAACTGCGACCGCGCAGTCTCGATCTGGGATGCGGCGATAGCCAGGGGGGGGCTCACAGTCGACTTATTGTGACCACAACGCCTTCGTATGAGCAACGCTGCCTGGAGCAGGGTCTGACGCTCAGCTATCTGCAGCAAACCGACTTAGAGGCACAGCAGGATCATCTGTCCAGCAAGGATTCGGGTACTGGCTCGGATGCGGCAGTCAAGCGCAGCCTGGAGGACTTTGCCGTGGCCATGAGCACCAGGCATAAGAATCACCCGCACACAGATGACGAAGAAGATGGAGACAATGATCTGCAATATGCTCCCACACGAGCTCTGGGCATCTCAGAGTACCGAGTGGCCGACGCCGATCAGCAGCATTTCCTGCAAAACAACAATCACAACTACGATGGGGGCGGTGGTGCAGGTgcgggtggtggtggtgtggcAGGTGCAGCACCTAAAGTGCTTCCACGTAAATGCAGCGCCGGTGCTGGTGCCGGTGTCAGTGGAAGTGCTGCCAGCAGTTACAACGCCATTCAGCAGGCCACCACAGTGGACATCTAA